A stretch of the Balearica regulorum gibbericeps isolate bBalReg1 chromosome 15, bBalReg1.pri, whole genome shotgun sequence genome encodes the following:
- the SNN gene encoding stannin, which yields MSITDHSPTTGVVTVIVILIAIAALGALILGCWCYLRLQRIGQSEDEESIVGEGETKEPFLLVQYSAKGPCVERKTKLTPNGTEVHS from the coding sequence ATGTCTATTACGGATCACAGCCCCACCACTGGAGTGGTGactgttattgttattttgatTGCTATTGCAGCTCTTGGTGCCTTGATACTGGGGTGCTGGTGTTACCTGCGTCTGCAGAGGATCGGCCAGTCTGAAGATGAGGAAAGCATTGTGGGTGAAGGAGAAACCAAAGAGCCCTTTCTTCTGGTGCAGTACTCTGCTAAAGGACCTTGTGTGGAGAGGAAAACTAAGCTAACCCCAAATGGCACAGAAGTACACAGCTAA
- the TXNDC11 gene encoding thioredoxin domain-containing protein 11 isoform X5 produces MQEAEAFLLFSCDTLIPPEPGVLGYFEFNASPQPPGYLTFFTSALHSLKKDYLGTIRFGVITDKRVAEEISLVRSGSVYLHRHVNTSLIYPNDIMNYTAENICKWALENREMLIRWLRPHGGKSLLLNNELKKGPALLIFIPYNPLAEIHPLLDEITKVALEYHNCNKSQPAEPDLQHFRDTGSPAFDSSVPDAHMKLAETFSITKYPCCNTVVLPQWHSISRTHNVCELCINQTLGVKPNKVHVPQCNFLEIEAALDSFYLQEHTFFQVISNTIECSNFLSFYSPFSYYTACCRTVNRHFLSFVSSEKTIFQTPKVAFSSHGKKDNVQYSLPHIEDRNCFTPDLHASGTNITGLSCRTNKTLNLYLLDSNLFWIYAERLGASRSTHLKEFVTIIDLKEEVHYVLDQNQSLVGSTLENFIKNFSILYSPLKRHLVDDPSVHFDEQHVITEVTTNTFHDTVFMSEKNVLLLYYAQWCGFCASLNHVFIQLARLLPPDNFTVARIDITQNDLPWEFMTDRLPTILFFPHQRKEQSVKFPEDFSVNLPNLLKFILHHSSLSSSEPCTKECLHEETVLQQGHISHLEREIQKLRSEISALHQAHDQLEAQLSEARREEQRLQQQKHTLEKQHKTLQLHSEQLQATYDQKNQELLEMAEKLQELADASENLLKENTLLRILVASREGKLQSKDEMKESLQPEQPLAEDNDISVLTATALLEEKKIDNIDAIETEHSSRNRTE; encoded by the exons CCTGGAGTTCTAGGATACTTTGAGTTCAATGCTTCACCTCAACCGCCTGGTTATTTAACTTTCTTCACGTCAGCATTACATTCATTAAAGAAAG ATTATCTTGGAACAATACGTTTCGGAGTGATCACGGATAAACGTGTTGCAGAGGAGATCTCATTGGTGCGTTCAGGCAGCGTGTATTTGCACAGACATGTCAACACATCTCTT ATTTATCCCAATGACATCATGAACTATACTGCTGAGAACATTTGCAAGTGGGCTCTAGAAAATCGAGAGATGCTCATACGCTGGCTGAGACCACATGGTGGAAAAAGCCTTCTTCTAAACAACGAGCTGAAGAAAGGACCAGCACTTCTCATATTTATACCTTACAATCCCTTAGCAGAAATTCATCCTCTTTTAGATGAA ATTACCAAAGTGGCCTTGGAATACCACAACTGTAATAAAAGCCAGCCAGCTGAGCCAGATCTTCAACACTTCAGAGACACTGGTTCACCAGCTTTTGATTCCTCTGTACCAGATGCACATATGAAAttagcagaaacattttcaataacCAAGTACCCATGCTGTAACACAGTGGTGCTTCCACAGTGGCATTCAATATCTAGAACTCACAATGTCTGTGAGCTTTGCATTAACCAGACACTTGGTGTCAAACCAAATAAAGTCCACGTGCCACAGTGTAACTTTTTAGAGATAGAAGCAGCTTTGGACTCTTTCTACCTCCAGGAACATACCTTTTTTCAAGTTATATCAAATACCATAGAATGCAGCAATTTCTTAAGTTTCTATAGTCCCTTTAGCTATTACACTGCATGTTGCAGGACGGTAAACAGgcattttttaagttttgttagTTCTGAGAAGACCATCTTTCAGACCCCCAAAGTAGCATTTTCTTCCCATGGGAAGAAAGATAACGTGCAATATTCTCTTCCTCACATTGAGGATAGGAATTGTTTTACTCCTGACCTTCATGCTAGCGGCACTAACATTACTGGTCTGAGCTGCAGAACCAACAAAACCTTGAATCTCTATCTACTGGATTCAAATCTTTTTTGGATATATGCAGAGAGACTAGGAGCATCAAGATCTACTCATCTTAAGGAATTTGTCACCATTATTGACCTGAAAGAAGAAGTGCACTATGTCCTGGATCAAAATCAGTCACTTGTCGGATCTACCCTGG agaacTTCATAAAAAATTTCAGTATTCTTTACAGTCCCTTGAAAAGGCATCTTGTTGATGACCCTTCAGTCCATTTTGATGAACAGCATGTAATCACTGAAGTGACTACTAATACCTTTCACGATACCGTGTTTATGAGTGAAAAG aatgTCTTGCTGCTCTATTATGCACAGTGGTGTGGATTCTGTGCCTCTCTCAATCACGTCTTTATTCAACTTGCTCGGCTTTTGCCTCCGGATAATTTCACTGTGGCAAG AATTGATATCACTCAAAATGACCTTCCATGGGAATTTATGACAGACCGTCTCccaaccattttattttttcctcatcagag GAAGGAACAAAGCGTGAAGTTCCCTGAAGACTTTTCAGTTAACCTACCTAATCTCCTTAAGTTTATTTTACATCACTCAAGTCTTTCTTCATCAGAGCCCTGTACCAAAGAATGCCTACATGAAGAGACAGTTCTACAGCAAGGACACATCTCTCACTTGGagagagaaattcagaagtTAAGATCAGAAATCAGTGCCCTTCATCAGGCCCATGACCAGCTTGAAGCACAGCTTTCTGAAGCTAGGAGAGAGGAACAGAGACTACAACAGCAAAAACACacactggaaaagcagcacaagacTCTGCAGCTCCACAGTGAGCAGTTACAGGCCACATATGACCAGAAGAATCAAGAATTACTAGAAATGGCTGAAAAGCTTCAAGAACTAGCTGATGCATCAGAAAACCTCCTTAAAGAGAATACTTTACTGAGAATCCTGGTGGCATCGAGggaaggaaagctgcagagcaaagatgaaatgaaagaatCCCTTCAGCCAGAACAACCGCTCGCTGAAGATAATGATATATCAGTTTTGACAGCTACTGCCctgttagaggaaaaaaaaatcgatAATATTGATGCTATAGAGACAGAGCACAGTAGTAGAAACAGGACAGAATAA